The Aureimonas mangrovi genome contains the following window.
TAGCCGTGCCGGACGACGAGCGCTTCCGGCACCTGCCGCTGTACGCCCGCGAAGCTCGCGGCACGTCCATGAACAAGCGATATCCGGACGGCACCGTCCTGATATTTACGGCACCGTGGGATGACCACGCTACGCCGGAGCCAGGCGCGCGATACGTCGTCGAACGCCAGCGACCGGACGGGACTATTGAAGGCACTGTGAAGCGCCTCCATCGCGACCCCGAAGGTGGGCTTTGGCTGATTGCCGAGTCGGACGACCCACGCTGGCAGAAGCCAATCTCACTCGACGGCGAAGTCGAAGATGAGATCGTCCGCATAGTCGGACGAGTTCGCTACGCGGTCACCAGGGAGGAGTAGCCAATACGGCTACGACCCTATTGACAATGCCGTAGCCGATATGGCTACTTGCTTCAATCCCGACCCGGATTGGAGTTTTCGGTGTTGTACCATTCCCTTCCCCATACCGGCCGCGTTTCCTCCCGCGCTGCCGGTGGCGCGGCGCCCCTGATCGGAGGGGCCTTGTCCGCCCTCCCGTCGGGGGCGCGCGCCTTCCGTGACGACCGCTCGCTCGAGGAGCGGCTGACGGATGCGAGCCAGACCGGCATGGCCGTCTGGCTCGACCCGGCGCCGGCCAGCGGCGAGGTCATGTGGCCCGCCCGCACCGTCCTCGTGGCGCTGGTCGGCGCGGCCTGCGTCGGCATGTTGGCCGGCGCGGCGCTGATCCATGCCCACGGCACGCTCGCGAGGGCGTTCTCATGATCGAGTGGCTGTTCCCGAACCCTCAGGACGGCAGCGTCGAGACCGGCGGCTGGCTTCACGCCCTCGCCTCTCTCGCCAGCCTCCCGCTCGGCGGCCTCGGCGCCGTCGTCATCCTCATCGCGATGGGGGTGATCTGATGCGAGACCACCAGACACGCGTCGGGGCGTGGATGATCGACTGCTTCGGCGAGGAGGTCAGTGCCGACAAAACCGAGCGGGCGGACCGGTTCATCGAAGAGGCGTTGGAACTGGCGCAGGCGACTGGTTGGACGGCCGATCGCGGACACGCACTCGTCGATTACGTCTTCGGTCGTCCTGTCGGAGAGCCCGGGCAGGAAGTGGGCGGCGTGATGGTGACGCTCGCCGCCTTGTGCAACGTGCACGGGATCGACATCGATGCTGAGGCGCGCCGGGAAGTCGATCGCATCACGCAGCCCGATATCGTCCTCAAGATCCGCGCCAAGCAAGCGGCAAAGCCGACGGGGTCAGCCTTGCCGGTTGCCACAGCTTCGGCAGTTGCCGCGACCGCGCTCTCGCCCGCTCAGCGTGAGATCGCGCGTCATGCCCTCGGCCTCGATGGTCGCCGCCGCCAGTCCTACCGCAACCACTACGTCGCCGGCGAAGGCGGCGACGATTTCGTCACACTGCGCGAAATGGTTGAGGCTGGCTTCGCGCGGCAGCACCGCGCCTCGCCGCTCTCCGGCGGCGACCCGATCTTCACGCTCACCCGCGCCGGCGCCGAACGCGCTCTCGATCCGGGCGAGAACCTGAAGCCTGAGCACTTCCCGATCATCGGAGCCGACTGATGGCTGGCTTCCGCGTCCACTTCGACGGGCGCGGACCCGTTTTCGTCACGGCCGAGACACCGGACGCCGCCCGCAAGCTCGCCGTCCAGCGCGAGCCCGGTGCCCGCATCACCAAGATCAAGCTCGACCGGGTTTCGCCCGGCCCGCGCGGCACCCGCCGCATCACCAGAGGAGACCTCGCATGAACATCGACGCCGCGACCCTCGTCGCCAACGCCCAGGCGCGCAAGGCTGCGCTCGCCGCTGCCAACGCGCCCACGGCCCGCCGCAAGGCCGCGCCCGGCCCCGTCACCGCGGAAGACGCCGTCGTGCGCCGGCTGTCCGACGACATGATCGACATCGCGGCGGCCAAGGGCTGCGCGGAAGAGGTCGATCTCCTCAACCGCGGCCATTCGCTCGCGGCGCTGCGCAAGTACGGCGACCGCGCCCGCGAGATCGCCAACCGCGCGGTGGTGCGGAGGGTCGCATGAAGATCGTGCGCGAGCCGCAGGTTCTCCTCGGCATGCTGGAGGGCGGCGAATTCGTCGGCAAGCTCCAGAACGAAATGAACGCGGCTCTGACCGCGCTCAACGAGGCAGCCGGGCCCAAGGGTAAGGCCGCCGGCCACGTCACCGTGAAGTTCGGCCTCAAGGTCGAGGCCGGCATGGTGACGATCACCCCCGACATCACGGCCAAGAAGCCGAAGGAGGAGTTCGGCTCCTCTGTCTTCTGGGTCACGGAAGACGGCGACCTCTCCACCCAGCACCCGCGCCAGTCCGACATGTTCGACGGCCCGCGCGAAATCCGCGACCGCGACGCCGGCTGACGGCGCCGCACCCTTTTCCTGCCATCCGCTCAACAGGAGGACGCCATGTCCGACACCGCAACGCATACCTCTGCCGAACCGCAGGTCTTCAACTCGACCACGTCCGTCGGCGAGGCCTTCAGTCTGGACGGCGACGCCGTCGAGAAGCTGGCGACACTCGGCGCGCGCGCCACCGGCATCGACATCGTCGAGGTCAAGGACACCGCCGGCGACGCTGGCCTGCCGGACTCCTTCCCTGTCGCTGTCATTCACGGCGACAATCCCAAGCTCGCCAGCGTGAAGAGCTTCGCCGAGGAGTGGCGCGAATACCCCGAGCACCGCCGCGGCATCGCGCATGTCGGCGATGTCGAGAGCTTCATTGAGCTGACGAACCGCCACAAGACGGACCATTCCGTCGTCTTCGCGCAGTCGGACTGGCGCAAGCCATCGCTCACGTCGGTGATCGACTATCACGACATCGAGCCCGATGCCCGCGCCGGCTTTGGCCGCCACCGGGTTCACTACGCCTTCCCGTTCTCGGACGAGTGGAAGACCTGGCTGGAGCATGACGGCAAGCCGATGGACCAGCGCGAGTTCGCCGAGTTCATCGAGGAGCGTGCGCCGGACATGACGACGCTCACGGGGGGCGAGGCCGCGCAGCACGCGAGCGAAATGCAGGTGTCGGCGATCGGCACGCCGGCGCAGATCTTCGAACTCGCACGCGGCCTCGAGATCAACGTCGGCGGCAAGGTGAAGCAGAACGTCAAGCTGCAGAGCGGCGAGGCGAAGATCGCCTTCGAGGAGGAGCACACCGGCAAGGACGGTCAGCCGCTCACCGTGCCCGGTGCCTTCGCCCTGATGATCCCGCTCTTCTACAACGAGGACCCGATCGTCATCCCCGTGCGCCTGCGCTACCGCATGGTCGGCGGCTCGATCGTCTGGCTCTACAAGCTCTTCCGCGTCGACCGGCTCGTCGCCGAGGCGGTGCGCAACGCCAAGAACGACGTCGCGGCGCAGACCGGTCTCGAGGTCTACGAGGGCGCCCCGGAAATGTCGGCGTCTGGCACGCCTGTCGGCGCGGCGGGCTGATCGCCATGCCCGTCGCCTTCACCGTCCGCGTCGAGGTCCTGCGCGCGCTCGTCGAGCGCGTCGAGAAGATCGTGGAGCGCCGCAACACGATCCCGATCCTGTCGAACCTCGCGCTGGCGGTGGAGGCGGACGGGCGCATCCGCGTCACCGGGACCGATCTCGACATCTGGGCCATTGCCACCGCGCCGGAAGCGTCTGCGACAGTCGGCGAGGCCGGCGAGACGACGGTCCCGGCCGCGCTCCTCAAAGACATCTGCGGCAAGCTCGACAAGGGCGCCGAGCTGCGCTTCGCATCCAGCGGCACGCAGGTGACGCTCTCCTCGGGTCGCTCGCGCTTCAAGCTCAACGAGCTGCCGACGGCGGACTTCCCCGACCCGGCCGAGCGCGAGGCCGCCTGCACCTTCCAGCTCTCGGCCGAGCAGTTGACGGCCGTGCGCTCGCGCTGCGGCTTCGCGATCTCCACCGAGGAGACGCGCTATTACCTCAACGGGGTCTTCTGGCACCGCGACGAGCAGCACCCCGAATGCCTGACGAGCGTGGCGACGGACGGGCACCGCCTGGCGCTCCTGCGCATCCCGATCGCGGCAGACATCGCGGAGCTGCCCGGTGTCATCATCCCGCGCAAGACGGTCGAGCGCGCCTTCGATCTTCTCGCCTCGTCGTGCGGCGAGGAAGAGCTCGTCGAGATTGATGTCGAAGAGAACGGGATCGTTCTGGAGACGCAGGCGCTGCGCATCGTCTCCAAGGTGATCGACGGCAAGTTCCCGGACTATGTCCGCGTCATACCCACCGCTAATGACAAGATCGTCGAGGTCGAGAGCGTCGCGCTGAAAGCGGCGGTCGATCGCGTGCGCACGGTCTCGGCCGAGCGCGGGCGCGGCGTGCGCTGCGCCTTCGCCGGCGAAACGCTGACGCTCTCGATGGCCTCGCCAGACGCCGGCGACGCCACCGACGAGGTCACGCTCTACGGCGCGCCGGTCGAACTCGAGATCGGCTTCAACGGCCAGTACATCCTGCAGGCGCTCGACACCTTCGACGGCGCGCGTGTGCGCCTGGCCATGAACGACGCGGGCTCGCCCGCCGTCCTCTCCAACCCCAGCGACGCCGACCGCCTCGTCGTCCTGATGCCGATGAGGGTGTGACGATGGCTGACGAACTCCCCATCACCGCGCAGATGCTGAAGGACCTGCGCAAGCTCGAGGAATCGGGCTGGATCGGCTGCGCGCGCGGCCGGGGCGCCTGGCGCGGCACGGGCGGCAACATCGGCCTGCACGATGCGCCGATGCTCACGCAGGCCCGCCTCGCCCGCAAGGTCTACAAGGGCCGCGCTCCGCGGATCGTCATCACCGAACGGGGCCGCAAGCTGCTCGCCAGCCGTGAACGGAGGAGCGACGCATGAACGCGCACACCTTCCCGCATTCCTTGCCGCTCATCGTCGACAGCTTCGCCGGCGGCGGCGGCGCCTCGACCGGGATCGAGACGGCGCTCGGCCGCTCGCCGGACGTGGCGATCAACCACTCGGCCGACGCGCTCGCGATGCACGAGGTCAACCACCCCGATACGATCCACCTGGACAGCAACATCTGGGACGTGTCGCCGCTGGAGGTGACGAAGGGTCGGCACCTCGGCCTCTTCTGGGCCTCGCCGGACTGCAAGCACTTCTCGAAGGCCAAGGGCGGAAAGCCGATGGACCGCAACATCCGCGATCTCGCGTGGATCGTGGTGCGCTGGGCCGAGGAGGCGAAGCCCGATGTCATCATCCTCGAGAACGTCGAGGAGTTCCGCACGTGGGGCCCGCTCTGCAACGAGGGCAAGCCCATCCCCGAAATGCGCGGGCTGATCTTCGAGCAGTGGATGAAGCGTCTGCGCAAGGCCGGCTATCGCTGCCAGTGGCGCGAGCTGCGCGCCTGCGACTATGGCGCGCCGACCATCCGCAAGCGCTTCTTCATGATCGCCCGGCGCGACGGCCAGCGGATCGTGTGGCCCCAGCGCACGCACGGCGACCCGAAGAACGCCGCCGACGCGAAGCTGATCCGTAAGGGCAAGCTCCTGCCGTGGCGCACGGCCGCCGAAATCATCGACTGGTCGCTGCCATGCCCGTCGATCTTCGACACAGCCGAGGAGATCAAGGCGAAGCACGGTGTGCGCGCGGTGCGCCCGCTGGCCGATGCGACCATGCGCCGGATCGCGCGCGGCGTGTCGCGCTACGTGCTGGAGGCGGCCAAGCCCTACATCGTGAAGTTCCAGACCGGCGCGACCGGCCACGCGATCGACGAACCGCTGGCGACCGTGACGGCCAACAGCTTCGTTAAGCGTCCCGGCGGCGCGGCGCCGCTCGGCGTCGTGGTGCCGTCGATCGTCCGAACCGACATGGCAAGCGCGGCGGATCGCAACGGCGTCCACTCTCTTGAGGATCCTCTCAACACCGTGACGACATCGGGCTCGTTTGCCCTTGTCACGCCCGTCATCACCGCCGCCCAGCATGGAGGCTCGGTGCGCGCGGCCGACGAACCCATCCACACCATCACCGCCAGCCCGAAGGATCAGAACGCCGTCATCGTGCCGACGCTGGTCGGCTGCGGCGGACGCGCGGGCCAGAGCGCACCGCGCGGCGGCGACGAACCCCTCGGCACGATGACGGCCAAGGCTGATGGATGCGTCGCGGCTGTGCATCTTTCCCGGTTCACGCAGAACGGCGTCGGATCGAGCATGGATGAGCCGGTCGACACCGTCATGGCGGGCGCGCCGAAGTTCGGCGTCGTCGCGGCGACGATGGTGCAGACCGGCTACGGCGAGCGCGAGGGGCAGGCGCCGCGCGCGCTCGACATCGATCGCCCCATCGGCACGCAGGTCGGCGGCGCGGCCAAGCACGCCGTGGTGTCCGCCTTCCTCGCGCAGCACAACAGCGACAGCCGGCGCATCGGCGGCGTGAACCCCGGCCGCCCGGCCGATGAGCCTCTCGCGACACTCACTACGGCGGGCGCTCAGCAGGCCGTCGTCGCCGCGCACATTCAGAACATGCGAGGCAGCGACCGGCGCGATGCGCCAGCCGATGGCCCGCTGCCGACGCTCTCGGCGCAGGGTACGCACGCCGCTCTGATCTCGGGCTTCCTGACGAAATACTACGGCGAGGCGCTGCCGAACCAGGCGATCGATGAGCCGGTGCACACCGTAACGACGAAGCCGAGGCACGGGCTCGTCACGGTCGACATCGACGGCGAGACTTATGCCATCGCCGATATCGGCATGCGGATGCTGACGCCGCGCGAGCGCTTCCGCGCCCAGGGCTTCCCCGACAGCTACATCATCGACCGGCGTCCGGACGGCTCGCCGATCTCGGCGACGGTGCAGGGATCATGCTGCGGCAACTCGGTATGCCCGCCGCTTGCCGCGGCGCTCGTCTCGGCCAACTGCGCGCATCTCGCCGTCGCGCCGACGATGGAGGCTGCGGAGTAATGGCGAAGGACCCGCTGATGCGCGCCCGCGCGCGACCTGATCCGGCCGAGTGGCACGACGACGAGCTGATGACGCTCTTCGAAGCCGTTGGCGTCTTCTGGCCCGAAGGCCCGCTCACCGTCGCTTCGCTGCGCACGGAGATCCGCAACGGCTCGTTGACCGCCGAACGCATCGCGGGCAAGGATTTGGTCACGCCGAGATCCCTGAAGGAGATGCGCCAGCGATGCCGAGGCCAACGAAGCCCCCGCGCCTCTACCTCCGCCAGAGACGGGGCCGCGAAGGATCATGGGTCATCCTCGACGGCGGTGATGAAATCGGCACAGGCTGCGGCGCTGGAGACCGTCAAGGCGCTGAGAGAGAGCTCGCGCGCCACCTCACGCGAAAATACACGCCGAAGGTCGGCGGATCGAACCCCTCCGCGCTGCGCGTCGCGGACATCCTCACCCACCATCTGAAAGAGCGAACGCCGAAGGCGAGCGCCGATGCGCGGGCCTTCAAGAGCTTCGAAGACCTTTCGATTAACGTCCAGCGCCTTCTCGAATGGTGGGGCGACAAGCACCTCAACGAGGTGAAGGGCGCGACGTGTCGCGGCTATGCCGCTCATCGGATGACGCAGCCGGATCGCCGCATCAAAGACCCTGCGAAGCTGCGCACCGTGACGGCCGCCACCGCCCGCCGCGAACTGGAAGACCTCTCGGCCGCCATCGGCGCCTATCACAAAGAGTATACGCTCGACGCCGTCCCGCACGTCACGTTGCCGGAGAAGGCCGAGCGCCGCGACCGGTGGCTGACGCGTTCGGAGGTCGCCCGTCTGTTGTGGGCCTGCCTCGGATGGAACTGGGATGCGAAGACGAACTCGTTGCGCCGGACGCACCGCGAGCGCGCGCAGACGCGGGCTCGCCGGCGGCACCTCGCCCGCTTCATTCTGATCGGCATCTACTCGGGCACTCGCCATTCACCGATCGTGCAGGCCCGTTGGATCGAGAGCCTCGAGGCGCCTTACGTCGATGTTGCGCGCGGGGTGCTCTACCGGCGCGGCGCGCGCGAGCGCAAGACCAACAAGCGACAGCCGCCGGTTCGAATCGTCCCCCGCCTGCTGGCGCACATGCGCCGATGGGAACGGCTCGACCTGGCACGCACCAACGCGGATGGGCAGAAGGCGCCGGCGACCCACGTCGTCCATTTCCTCGGCCGCCCCATCGCCGGCACGATTCGCACCGCGTGGGTGAAAGCGTGCCAGGATGCAGGCCTTGGTCCGGAGGTTGTGCCGCACATCATGCGCCACTCGGCCGCCACTTGGTTAATGCACGGCGCTGCGCCGATCGGCGAGGCAGCCGGATACCTTGGCATGTCGGAACAGACGCTGCGCACCCACTACCAGCACCACCATCCGGACTACCAGGACGGAATGGACCAAGCCTTCGAGCGTGCCCGCGAACGAACGGGCAACCGGCCCAAGATTGCCCAAGAAACCCACGAAACGAGGCGAACGAAACGTGGTGAAACCAAGGGTCAGGGCTAGGAATATCAGCCACTTATAGGAAGGACATCCCGTTTACACCGAGGATGTCGGCAGTTCGAGCCTGTCATCGCCCACCATCATTTCAGTGGGTTAGCCGCTGCACTTTCGCCGCAGGCCATGAGCCGACCCCTGAAATTTTCGCCAATCGCAGCTTTACAATACGATTCTCGCGTGGTTGTCCGCCGCAGCCGGATGCCTTTCATCGCCCAACCGATTGGCAACACAGTGGACGCGTCGCACCCGCCATCGTCGACGCAAGACCGCCCCGTCGCGCCGCGTTTCGACGGATCGCGAAAGATATGACGCGAGGGTATGGACAACCGCCCGGAAACGGTTGCAAGCTCCTGTTGCTGAAGTTTTCAACAGACGGCTTTCCCGCTCACAGAGCGGGCAGTCGCAACGGTTCGACGCGGGCTGAACCGCGCCGGATCGAACGTTAACCACGCCTATCGAAGCCGGATTTTAGCCAC
Protein-coding sequences here:
- the dnaN gene encoding DNA polymerase III subunit beta is translated as MPVAFTVRVEVLRALVERVEKIVERRNTIPILSNLALAVEADGRIRVTGTDLDIWAIATAPEASATVGEAGETTVPAALLKDICGKLDKGAELRFASSGTQVTLSSGRSRFKLNELPTADFPDPAEREAACTFQLSAEQLTAVRSRCGFAISTEETRYYLNGVFWHRDEQHPECLTSVATDGHRLALLRIPIAADIAELPGVIIPRKTVERAFDLLASSCGEEELVEIDVEENGIVLETQALRIVSKVIDGKFPDYVRVIPTANDKIVEVESVALKAAVDRVRTVSAERGRGVRCAFAGETLTLSMASPDAGDATDEVTLYGAPVELEIGFNGQYILQALDTFDGARVRLAMNDAGSPAVLSNPSDADRLVVLMPMRV
- a CDS encoding DUF2303 family protein, with product MSDTATHTSAEPQVFNSTTSVGEAFSLDGDAVEKLATLGARATGIDIVEVKDTAGDAGLPDSFPVAVIHGDNPKLASVKSFAEEWREYPEHRRGIAHVGDVESFIELTNRHKTDHSVVFAQSDWRKPSLTSVIDYHDIEPDARAGFGRHRVHYAFPFSDEWKTWLEHDGKPMDQREFAEFIEERAPDMTTLTGGEAAQHASEMQVSAIGTPAQIFELARGLEINVGGKVKQNVKLQSGEAKIAFEEEHTGKDGQPLTVPGAFALMIPLFYNEDPIVIPVRLRYRMVGGSIVWLYKLFRVDRLVAEAVRNAKNDVAAQTGLEVYEGAPEMSASGTPVGAAG
- a CDS encoding tyrosine-type recombinase/integrase yields the protein MKGATCRGYAAHRMTQPDRRIKDPAKLRTVTAATARRELEDLSAAIGAYHKEYTLDAVPHVTLPEKAERRDRWLTRSEVARLLWACLGWNWDAKTNSLRRTHRERAQTRARRRHLARFILIGIYSGTRHSPIVQARWIESLEAPYVDVARGVLYRRGARERKTNKRQPPVRIVPRLLAHMRRWERLDLARTNADGQKAPATHVVHFLGRPIAGTIRTAWVKACQDAGLGPEVVPHIMRHSAATWLMHGAAPIGEAAGYLGMSEQTLRTHYQHHHPDYQDGMDQAFERARERTGNRPKIAQETHETRRTKRGETKGQG
- a CDS encoding LexA family transcriptional regulator, which encodes MQNRLSEIMRQRGFSREKLAEAVDAHPITISKLASGTMGMTTKWMEKLGSALGVSPIEILIPPARTRSVQVRGAVQAGAFVESLDWPDRDDWYDVAVPDDERFRHLPLYAREARGTSMNKRYPDGTVLIFTAPWDDHATPEPGARYVVERQRPDGTIEGTVKRLHRDPEGGLWLIAESDDPRWQKPISLDGEVEDEIVRIVGRVRYAVTREE
- a CDS encoding DNA cytosine methyltransferase, with the translated sequence MNAHTFPHSLPLIVDSFAGGGGASTGIETALGRSPDVAINHSADALAMHEVNHPDTIHLDSNIWDVSPLEVTKGRHLGLFWASPDCKHFSKAKGGKPMDRNIRDLAWIVVRWAEEAKPDVIILENVEEFRTWGPLCNEGKPIPEMRGLIFEQWMKRLRKAGYRCQWRELRACDYGAPTIRKRFFMIARRDGQRIVWPQRTHGDPKNAADAKLIRKGKLLPWRTAAEIIDWSLPCPSIFDTAEEIKAKHGVRAVRPLADATMRRIARGVSRYVLEAAKPYIVKFQTGATGHAIDEPLATVTANSFVKRPGGAAPLGVVVPSIVRTDMASAADRNGVHSLEDPLNTVTTSGSFALVTPVITAAQHGGSVRAADEPIHTITASPKDQNAVIVPTLVGCGGRAGQSAPRGGDEPLGTMTAKADGCVAAVHLSRFTQNGVGSSMDEPVDTVMAGAPKFGVVAATMVQTGYGEREGQAPRALDIDRPIGTQVGGAAKHAVVSAFLAQHNSDSRRIGGVNPGRPADEPLATLTTAGAQQAVVAAHIQNMRGSDRRDAPADGPLPTLSAQGTHAALISGFLTKYYGEALPNQAIDEPVHTVTTKPRHGLVTVDIDGETYAIADIGMRMLTPRERFRAQGFPDSYIIDRRPDGSPISATVQGSCCGNSVCPPLAAALVSANCAHLAVAPTMEAAE